In a genomic window of Amycolatopsis japonica:
- a CDS encoding DUF3097 domain-containing protein, whose translation MRSHSYDDVLSGPRKRKIPEVPAEPGLVVEDPASGYCGAVVKIEYGNVVLEDRHGKHRVFPLNPAGFLLEGKPVTLVPAKAAPKTPARRISASGSVQVQGLKARVARDSRIWVEGKHDAELVERVWGHDLRVEGVVVEPLDGVDVLSDRIDEFGTGPGRRLGVLVDHLVAGSKESRIVDAIRDENVLITGHPYIDIWEAVKPSVVGIRAWPKIPRGTEWKEGVCDALGWGEPWEGWQRILAAVGSYRDLETPLIGAVERLIDFVSDPGEES comes from the coding sequence GTGCGCTCCCATTCGTACGACGACGTGCTGTCCGGTCCGCGCAAGCGGAAGATCCCCGAGGTGCCCGCGGAACCGGGGCTCGTGGTCGAAGACCCCGCCAGCGGCTACTGCGGTGCCGTGGTGAAGATCGAGTACGGCAACGTCGTCCTCGAAGACCGCCACGGCAAGCACCGCGTGTTCCCGCTCAACCCCGCGGGTTTCCTGCTCGAAGGCAAACCGGTCACGCTGGTGCCGGCGAAGGCGGCCCCGAAGACCCCGGCCCGCCGGATCTCCGCGTCCGGGTCGGTGCAGGTCCAGGGACTCAAGGCCCGGGTCGCGCGCGATTCGCGGATCTGGGTGGAGGGCAAGCACGACGCCGAACTCGTCGAGCGGGTCTGGGGACACGATCTGCGCGTCGAAGGCGTGGTCGTGGAACCACTCGATGGTGTGGACGTGCTGTCCGACCGTATCGACGAGTTCGGCACCGGGCCAGGACGGCGGCTCGGCGTGCTGGTCGACCACCTGGTCGCGGGCAGCAAGGAGTCCCGGATCGTCGACGCCATCCGCGACGAGAACGTGCTGATCACCGGTCATCCGTACATCGACATCTGGGAGGCCGTGAAGCCGTCGGTGGTGGGTATCCGCGCCTGGCCGAAGATCCCGCGCGGCACGGAGTGGAAAGAGGGCGTGTGCGACGCGCTGGGCTGGGGTGAGCCGTGGGAGGGCTGGCAGCGGATCCTGGCGGCCGTCGGCAGCTACCGGGATTTGGAAACGCCGCTGATCGGAGCGGTGGAACGGCTCATCGACTTCGTCTCCGACCCTGGCGAAGAGTCCTGA
- a CDS encoding aminoglycoside phosphotransferase family protein, which yields MAVVLIDDEARARLVTRFGAEVAAWCDAVPALVARLAARWGLTVVDAKPGNTGRTLICAGDDGVKKVLKLTPDHAIAASEAAALRAWDGCSRVVQVLDTALADGAILLEGIDPGTQLLEAGANVPWAEVGDLLVQIHAVAPPPEFSTLEDRVVFMYDLAERGLRGSVAEATLSLETLDRARRRALALATGGGGHAIVHGDLHPGNVLDGGPGRGAVAIDPRPSVGDPWFDLADWVTLPMRDGGTLEDGFDAIAPYLPGFDAERVRAWCVALAPLFVMRPLERGERTPFVEAMVRMAA from the coding sequence GTGGCCGTTGTTCTGATCGACGACGAGGCGCGTGCGCGTCTGGTCACGCGGTTCGGGGCGGAGGTCGCGGCGTGGTGCGACGCAGTGCCCGCTCTCGTGGCGCGGCTGGCGGCGCGATGGGGGCTCACCGTCGTCGACGCGAAACCGGGTAACACCGGGCGGACTCTGATCTGTGCCGGGGACGACGGCGTCAAGAAGGTCCTCAAGCTGACGCCGGATCACGCGATCGCCGCGTCGGAGGCCGCCGCGCTGCGGGCGTGGGACGGCTGCTCGCGCGTCGTGCAGGTGCTGGACACCGCACTCGCCGACGGGGCGATCCTGCTGGAAGGCATCGACCCGGGCACGCAACTGCTGGAGGCGGGGGCGAACGTCCCGTGGGCCGAGGTCGGCGACCTGCTGGTCCAGATCCACGCGGTGGCCCCGCCGCCGGAGTTCTCGACGCTGGAAGACCGTGTCGTCTTCATGTACGACCTCGCCGAGCGTGGGCTGCGGGGTTCGGTGGCCGAAGCCACGCTTTCGCTGGAGACCCTTGATCGGGCTAGGCGGCGGGCGCTCGCGTTGGCGACCGGCGGGGGAGGTCACGCGATCGTGCACGGGGATCTGCATCCGGGCAACGTCCTCGACGGCGGGCCCGGGAGGGGCGCGGTCGCGATCGATCCGCGGCCGAGCGTCGGTGATCCGTGGTTCGATCTGGCCGACTGGGTCACGTTGCCGATGCGCGACGGCGGAACGCTCGAAGACGGTTTCGACGCGATCGCACCGTATCTGCCGGGTTTCGACGCCGAACGGGTCCGCGCGTGGTGCGTCGCGCTCGCACCGCTGTTCGTCATGCGCCCGCTGGAGCGGGGCGAGCGGACCCCGTTCGTCGAAGCGATGGTGCGGATGGCCGCCTGA
- a CDS encoding SCO1664 family protein encodes MTETSRDLVTRGKIDVEGRLVDASNVTLFCTIELDGVTGNVVYKPVSGERPLWDFPDGTLAGREVATAMIADASGLGAIPPTVLRDGPFGPGMVQLWIETTDEELVDVRSPDSVPDDWRVVLHAHDRDGEPAVLAHANRQGMRELAVLDIVVNNTDRKGGHVLAGADGRVYGVDHGICLHTDPKLRTVLWGWIGERLTEDEIGKLRGLREKLDGELGDALGEHLSGFEIRALAERTELLLAEAVFPEPGDDWRAIPWPLF; translated from the coding sequence GTGACGGAGACTTCGCGGGACCTGGTGACGCGCGGCAAGATCGACGTCGAAGGCAGGCTCGTCGACGCCTCCAACGTCACGTTGTTCTGCACGATCGAGCTCGACGGCGTCACCGGCAACGTCGTGTACAAGCCGGTTTCCGGTGAGCGGCCGCTGTGGGACTTCCCGGACGGGACGCTCGCCGGCCGTGAGGTCGCGACGGCGATGATCGCCGACGCCTCCGGGCTCGGCGCGATCCCGCCGACGGTGCTGCGTGACGGTCCGTTCGGGCCCGGCATGGTGCAGCTGTGGATCGAGACCACCGACGAGGAACTGGTCGACGTCCGGTCCCCGGACAGCGTGCCGGACGATTGGCGCGTCGTGCTGCATGCGCACGATCGCGACGGCGAACCCGCGGTGCTCGCGCACGCGAACCGGCAGGGGATGCGGGAACTGGCCGTACTCGACATCGTGGTCAACAACACCGACCGCAAGGGCGGCCACGTGCTCGCCGGCGCCGACGGCCGCGTCTACGGCGTGGACCACGGGATCTGCCTGCACACCGACCCGAAGCTGCGGACGGTGCTCTGGGGCTGGATCGGCGAGCGGCTGACCGAGGACGAGATCGGCAAGCTGCGTGGCTTGCGCGAGAAGCTGGACGGCGAACTCGGTGACGCGCTCGGCGAGCATCTCTCCGGGTTCGAGATCCGCGCGCTGGCCGAGCGCACCGAACTGCTCCTGGCCGAGGCTGTGTTCCCGGAGCCGGGCGACGACTGGCGTGCCATCCCGTGGCCGTTGTTCTGA
- a CDS encoding DUF3090 domain-containing protein codes for MSRVIHVFRQPDRFVAGTVGEPGDRTFYLQASEDVRTISVTIEKQQVVVLAERLSSLLEEVASRFGADVPDDAPDELLDVDPLTVPVEEEFRVGTMGLGWDADSSAVVIELLAMTEGEVDETVVLDDTEEGPDAVRVFLTPGAARAFAERADRVVNAGRKPCPLCAEPLDPAGHICPRQNGYRRDVDVLED; via the coding sequence ATGTCTCGCGTAATCCACGTCTTCCGCCAGCCCGACCGGTTCGTCGCAGGAACCGTCGGTGAGCCCGGCGACCGCACGTTCTACCTCCAGGCGTCCGAGGACGTCCGCACGATCAGTGTGACGATCGAAAAACAGCAGGTCGTGGTCTTGGCCGAGAGGCTCAGCTCGCTGCTGGAAGAGGTCGCCAGCCGGTTCGGCGCGGACGTACCGGACGACGCGCCCGACGAGCTCCTCGACGTCGACCCCCTGACCGTCCCGGTCGAGGAGGAGTTCCGCGTCGGCACGATGGGGCTCGGCTGGGACGCCGACAGCAGCGCCGTCGTCATCGAACTGCTCGCCATGACGGAAGGCGAGGTGGACGAAACGGTCGTTCTGGACGACACCGAAGAGGGGCCGGACGCCGTCCGCGTCTTCCTGACCCCCGGCGCGGCGCGCGCCTTCGCGGAACGGGCGGACCGGGTGGTCAACGCCGGCCGCAAACCGTGCCCGCTGTGCGCGGAACCGCTCGACCCGGCGGGCCACATCTGCCCGCGCCAGAACGGGTACCGGCGCGACGTCGACGTCCTCGAGGACTGA
- a CDS encoding dipeptidyl-peptidase 5 produces MVEIAPYGTWTSPLSAADVAASGVSAQWLGTAGNEVWWAEARTGEGGRVTLVRSRADGTVEDVLPAPWNVRNRVHEYGGRPWLVLDDVLVFTHWTDQRVYRRDLTTGETTPLTPEPATRHQLRYSDLRPGRPGEVWLVRERSTGPRRVDIARDLIAVPLDGGPERVLTASHHFLTAPQLSPDGKRAAWLGWNHPAMPWDGTELCVAELREDGTFGPHSVLAGAADVSVCQVDWESADSLLALLDPHGWWNLHRVGLDGGITNLAPAEQEIGGAQWKLGARWFTPLGDGRFAVIASGRLAVLDEATRELTPVAAAADLTAWSTNGLAVHEGCVVGVAAGPKREAAVVKVDLAGGTVTELASAPEPPSPAYLSTPVERIFKTDGGDRIPAFLYLPANPDFAAPEGELPPLFVYPHGGPTGRDSAVLDHEISYFTSRGIAVVTVNYGGSTGYGRAYRERLREQWGVVDVADCVTVAEALAAEGTVDGDRLAIRGGSAGGYTSAASLTTTTTYRAGTVMYPILDLTQWTGDGGETHDFESRYLDGLIGPLPETEQRYRDRSPINNAGTLAGPLLFLQGLEDEICPPEQADRFVAGLAGRGIEHAYLRFEGEQHGFRKAETIVAALEAELSFYGQVFGFETPGVPKLRLSR; encoded by the coding sequence GTGGTTGAGATCGCCCCTTACGGCACCTGGACGTCTCCCCTGTCGGCCGCCGACGTCGCGGCCTCGGGAGTCAGCGCGCAATGGCTCGGAACGGCGGGAAACGAGGTCTGGTGGGCCGAAGCGAGAACAGGTGAAGGCGGCCGCGTGACCCTAGTGCGGTCCCGCGCAGACGGCACGGTCGAAGATGTCCTTCCCGCTCCCTGGAACGTCCGGAACCGGGTCCACGAATACGGCGGCCGTCCCTGGCTCGTCCTCGACGACGTCCTCGTCTTCACCCACTGGACGGATCAGCGCGTCTACCGTCGCGACCTGACCACCGGCGAGACGACGCCACTGACCCCGGAACCGGCGACGCGGCACCAGCTCCGCTACAGCGACCTCCGGCCCGGCCGGCCCGGCGAGGTGTGGCTCGTCCGCGAACGCAGCACCGGACCCCGGCGCGTCGACATCGCCCGCGACCTCATCGCGGTGCCCCTCGACGGCGGCCCGGAACGCGTGCTGACCGCCAGCCATCACTTCCTCACCGCGCCGCAACTCTCGCCCGACGGGAAGCGTGCGGCGTGGCTCGGCTGGAACCACCCCGCGATGCCTTGGGACGGCACCGAACTGTGCGTCGCCGAACTCCGCGAAGACGGAACCTTCGGGCCGCACAGCGTGCTCGCCGGCGCGGCCGACGTCTCCGTCTGCCAGGTCGACTGGGAGTCGGCGGACAGCCTGCTGGCCCTGCTCGACCCGCACGGCTGGTGGAACCTGCACCGGGTCGGACTCGACGGCGGCATCACGAACCTGGCCCCGGCCGAACAGGAGATCGGCGGTGCGCAGTGGAAACTCGGCGCCCGCTGGTTCACGCCGCTCGGAGACGGCCGCTTCGCCGTCATCGCCTCGGGCAGGCTCGCCGTCCTCGACGAGGCGACGCGGGAACTGACCCCGGTGGCGGCCGCCGCCGACCTGACCGCGTGGTCCACCAACGGTTTGGCCGTCCACGAAGGCTGCGTCGTCGGCGTCGCGGCGGGCCCGAAGCGCGAAGCCGCCGTCGTGAAGGTCGATCTCGCCGGTGGGACGGTGACCGAACTCGCTTCGGCACCCGAACCGCCTTCGCCCGCCTACCTGTCGACGCCCGTCGAACGGATCTTCAAGACCGACGGCGGCGACCGGATCCCGGCCTTCCTCTACCTCCCCGCGAACCCCGACTTCGCCGCGCCGGAAGGGGAACTGCCACCGCTGTTCGTGTACCCGCACGGCGGGCCCACCGGCCGGGACAGCGCGGTGCTCGATCACGAGATCTCCTACTTCACCAGCCGCGGGATCGCCGTCGTCACGGTGAACTACGGCGGCTCGACCGGCTACGGACGCGCCTACCGCGAACGGCTGCGGGAGCAGTGGGGCGTCGTCGACGTCGCCGACTGTGTCACCGTCGCCGAAGCCCTTGCCGCCGAAGGCACCGTCGACGGCGACAGGCTCGCGATCCGCGGCGGCAGCGCGGGCGGCTACACCTCCGCCGCGTCCCTGACCACCACGACGACCTATCGCGCGGGCACCGTCATGTATCCGATCCTCGACCTCACCCAGTGGACCGGCGACGGCGGCGAGACACACGACTTCGAGTCCCGCTACCTCGACGGGTTGATCGGACCGCTGCCGGAGACCGAGCAGCGCTACCGCGACCGGTCACCGATCAACAACGCGGGCACTCTCGCCGGTCCCCTGCTGTTCCTGCAGGGGCTGGAAGACGAGATCTGCCCACCCGAGCAGGCGGACCGCTTCGTCGCCGGACTGGCCGGACGCGGCATCGAGCACGCGTACCTGCGGTTCGAGGGCGAACAGCACGGGTTCCGGAAGGCGGAGACGATCGTGGCCGCGCTCGAAGCGGAGTTGTCGTTCTACGGTCAGGTATTCGGCTTCGAGACACCCGGCGTGCCGAAGCTCCGGCTAAGCCGGTGA
- a CDS encoding S66 peptidase family protein, with protein sequence MRPPKTRPGDTIALVAPAGPVPPNLVEKALPVLRGWGVEVHVGECVRATSAGYLSASDETRAAEFTRAWLDPGVTCVLAARGGYGSQRMLDLIDWAALKAAGPKMFAGSSDVTALHRAVNVHLGLETLFSPMPATTLFDAVAAEHLRLSLFEPEGVRLITSPTSSPLVPGTATGTLIGGNLALLTAGLGAPEQGSAGESIVLLEDVTESLYRIDRMLTQLLRSGWLDGVQGFVLGSWKSCGDPEEIRALMLDRLGPLGVPIAWDFGVGHVPASPTIPLGARATLDADAGTLQLLP encoded by the coding sequence GTGAGGCCACCGAAGACGCGACCGGGCGACACGATCGCCTTGGTCGCCCCGGCGGGCCCTGTCCCGCCGAACCTCGTCGAGAAGGCGCTGCCGGTGCTCCGCGGCTGGGGCGTCGAAGTCCACGTCGGCGAATGCGTCCGCGCGACCTCCGCCGGTTACCTGTCGGCTTCCGACGAGACCCGGGCCGCCGAGTTCACCCGGGCCTGGCTGGACCCGGGAGTGACCTGCGTCCTCGCCGCCCGCGGCGGCTACGGCTCGCAACGCATGCTCGACCTGATCGACTGGGCGGCACTGAAAGCGGCCGGGCCCAAGATGTTCGCCGGGTCGAGCGACGTCACCGCACTGCACCGGGCGGTGAACGTCCACTTGGGACTGGAGACGCTGTTCTCCCCCATGCCCGCGACCACCCTGTTCGACGCGGTGGCCGCCGAACACCTGCGGCTTTCGCTGTTCGAGCCGGAAGGCGTCCGGCTGATCACCTCGCCGACGTCGTCGCCGCTGGTGCCGGGCACCGCGACCGGGACGCTCATCGGCGGCAACCTCGCCCTGCTGACGGCCGGTCTCGGCGCGCCGGAACAGGGCTCGGCGGGCGAGTCGATCGTGCTGCTGGAGGACGTCACCGAGAGCCTCTACCGGATCGACCGGATGCTCACCCAGCTGCTGCGTTCCGGCTGGCTCGACGGTGTCCAGGGCTTCGTGCTCGGTTCGTGGAAGTCCTGCGGTGATCCCGAGGAGATCCGCGCCCTGATGCTCGACCGGCTCGGGCCGCTCGGTGTGCCCATCGCGTGGGACTTCGGCGTCGGACACGTCCCGGCCTCGCCGACCATCCCCCTCGGAGCGCGGGCCACCCTCGACGCCGACGCGGGAACGCTCCAACTTTTGCCATAA
- a CDS encoding class I SAM-dependent methyltransferase has translation MDSTQQFWEDFYRDKDQVWSGKANPILVNEVAALTPGTALDLGCGEGGDAIWLTQQGWRVTAVDISDVALERAAAHAAEAGAEGITWERHDLAKSFPEGRFDLVSAQFFHSPVAVDGERDKALRRATEAVAPGGTLVVAGHAGWPTWMEEPPHKDVRFPTTAEVLEALALADGEWTVERQEVITHDFPGPEGQHGTRSDNVLRVRRSG, from the coding sequence ATGGATTCGACACAGCAGTTCTGGGAAGACTTCTACCGGGACAAGGACCAGGTCTGGAGCGGGAAGGCGAACCCGATCCTGGTGAACGAGGTCGCCGCCCTCACGCCGGGCACCGCGCTCGACCTCGGTTGCGGCGAGGGCGGTGACGCCATCTGGCTCACCCAGCAGGGCTGGCGCGTCACCGCCGTCGACATCTCCGACGTCGCACTCGAACGCGCCGCGGCCCACGCGGCCGAGGCCGGCGCCGAGGGCATCACCTGGGAGCGCCACGACCTGGCGAAATCGTTCCCGGAGGGCCGTTTCGACCTCGTCTCCGCCCAGTTCTTCCACTCTCCTGTCGCGGTCGACGGCGAGCGGGACAAGGCGCTTCGCCGCGCCACCGAGGCGGTCGCACCTGGCGGCACCCTGGTGGTCGCCGGCCACGCGGGCTGGCCGACCTGGATGGAGGAGCCGCCACACAAGGACGTCCGCTTCCCGACGACCGCCGAGGTCCTCGAAGCGCTCGCCCTCGCCGACGGCGAATGGACGGTCGAGCGGCAGGAAGTGATCACGCACGACTTCCCCGGTCCGGAGGGGCAGCACGGAACGCGGTCGGACAACGTGCTCCGCGTGCGCCGCTCGGGCTAG
- a CDS encoding TIGR03668 family PPOX class F420-dependent oxidoreductase: protein MRMSPAEARSQFEGERIARLATAGADGVPHLVPVTFVVEGDSVAFAIDHKPKSTTALRRLKNIAENPVVSFLTDRYDEDWAGLWWARADGVARVLTDPDEQALPVRLLREKYPQYEAQPAPHAVVTTLVHSWRGWRSS, encoded by the coding sequence ATGCGGATGTCGCCTGCCGAAGCCCGGTCACAGTTCGAAGGCGAGCGGATCGCGCGACTGGCGACGGCAGGCGCGGACGGTGTCCCCCATCTCGTGCCGGTGACGTTCGTCGTCGAAGGCGACTCGGTCGCCTTCGCGATCGATCACAAGCCGAAGAGCACGACGGCGCTGCGGCGACTGAAGAACATCGCGGAGAACCCGGTGGTCAGTTTCCTGACCGACCGCTACGACGAGGACTGGGCCGGGCTGTGGTGGGCACGGGCGGACGGCGTCGCCCGGGTGCTGACGGATCCCGACGAGCAGGCTCTCCCGGTGCGGCTGCTGCGGGAGAAGTACCCGCAGTACGAAGCGCAGCCCGCTCCGCACGCCGTGGTCACCACGCTCGTCCACTCTTGGCGCGGATGGCGCTCTTCTTGA
- the mptB gene encoding polyprenol phosphomannose-dependent alpha 1,6 mannosyltransferase MptB, translated as MATTTDPQQTPSAGSLGERLRVPSRFPYRTIAMGTIGSTLLMLAALGAGGILIRDPILGHGPLSWIRYGHGRILANTMLYTGFALIIWAWVRLGRYALAGRIGSRPIVIAAACWMAPLLVSPPLFTRDVFSYLAQGAQLLHGLDPYANGPAELTVLPDVVQNVHPLWQTTPAPYGPLFLLVAKGIVSVTGNDMIAGVIATRLVLMIGLAGMLWSLPRLVKHLGGKLPITLWLAIASPMTVIHLVGGPHNDLLMLGFLTVGVLAALERKHVVAIVLVTIGMLIKPTAAWALPFLVWVWANHLPGDRKVVNFFRAGAASVGIFLPVFVAGTWLSLGSVNLGWLTGLKAPTLIANWMNFPTGIGEIFYSLVNLVIDVEVSPFVTVFRAIAMVGLFVFAGWQWWLARDGGYPAIHRMAIVLLAGAIVPPPSLPWYLTWGFVVLSAFEWRRRNLAVVVAVSVFVTLVYYPTGEQALYDWWFMAGVVAASVYAAASLLRPDPLGIIAAWRGKPVEQFLPVEAPRSS; from the coding sequence ATGGCGACCACGACAGACCCCCAGCAGACGCCCTCGGCCGGTTCCCTCGGCGAGCGGCTACGGGTGCCTTCCCGGTTCCCGTACCGCACCATCGCGATGGGGACCATCGGCAGCACGCTGCTGATGCTGGCGGCGCTCGGCGCCGGTGGCATCCTCATCCGTGACCCGATCCTGGGGCACGGGCCGCTGTCGTGGATCCGCTACGGCCACGGCCGCATCCTCGCCAACACGATGCTGTACACGGGCTTCGCGCTGATCATCTGGGCGTGGGTCCGGCTGGGCCGCTACGCGCTCGCCGGCCGGATCGGCAGCCGCCCGATCGTCATCGCCGCCGCCTGCTGGATGGCGCCGCTGCTGGTGTCGCCGCCGCTGTTCACCCGCGACGTCTTCTCGTACCTCGCGCAGGGCGCGCAGCTGCTGCATGGGCTCGACCCGTATGCCAACGGTCCTGCCGAGCTGACCGTGCTGCCGGACGTCGTGCAGAACGTCCATCCGCTGTGGCAGACCACGCCCGCGCCGTACGGCCCGCTGTTCCTGCTGGTCGCCAAGGGGATCGTCTCGGTTACCGGCAACGACATGATCGCCGGTGTCATCGCGACCCGGCTGGTGCTGATGATCGGCCTGGCCGGGATGCTGTGGTCGCTGCCGCGCCTGGTCAAGCACCTCGGCGGCAAACTACCGATCACCCTGTGGCTCGCCATCGCGAGCCCGATGACGGTGATCCACCTCGTCGGCGGCCCGCACAACGACCTGCTGATGCTGGGCTTCCTCACGGTGGGCGTGCTGGCCGCGCTGGAGCGCAAGCACGTCGTCGCGATCGTCCTGGTCACCATCGGCATGCTGATCAAGCCGACCGCGGCGTGGGCGCTGCCGTTCCTGGTCTGGGTGTGGGCGAACCACCTGCCCGGCGACCGGAAGGTGGTCAACTTCTTCCGCGCGGGCGCCGCGTCGGTCGGGATCTTCCTGCCGGTGTTCGTCGCGGGCACCTGGCTCTCGCTCGGCTCGGTCAACCTGGGCTGGCTGACCGGCCTCAAGGCGCCGACGCTGATCGCGAACTGGATGAACTTCCCGACCGGGATCGGCGAGATCTTCTACTCGCTGGTGAACCTGGTGATCGACGTCGAGGTCTCGCCGTTCGTCACGGTGTTCCGGGCGATCGCGATGGTCGGCCTGTTCGTCTTCGCCGGCTGGCAGTGGTGGCTGGCGCGCGACGGCGGCTACCCGGCGATCCACCGGATGGCGATCGTCCTGCTGGCCGGTGCGATCGTCCCGCCGCCCTCGCTGCCGTGGTACCTGACCTGGGGTTTCGTGGTCCTGTCGGCCTTCGAATGGCGTCGCCGGAACCTGGCGGTCGTCGTCGCGGTTTCGGTGTTCGTGACGCTGGTCTACTACCCGACGGGGGAGCAGGCGCTGTACGACTGGTGGTTCATGGCCGGCGTCGTCGCGGCGAGCGTGTACGCGGCCGCTTCGCTGCTTCGGCCGGATCCGCTGGGGATCATCGCGGCCTGGCGGGGGAAGCCGGTGGAGCAGTTCCTGCCGGTCGAGGCTCCTCGGTCGTCCTGA
- the nikE gene encoding nickel ABC transporter ATP-binding protein NikE, whose protein sequence is MSPLLELKNLGVTYATGSGEVAAVRGVDLVLEPGDTLGVAGESGSGKSTVAMSVLRLLPRSAKVSGEILLDGEDVTAMKWGRLRAVRWAEASVVFQGAMHALNPVRKIGEQIAEPIRLHPPGGKALSDGEIQAKVKELLEQVDLPAGRAGAYPHELSGGQKQRVMIAMALACSPRLIIADEPTTALDVVVQAQVLDLLGRLVAEQGIGLIMISHDLSVLAATCRRIAVMYDGEIVEERPSAELMSAPHHEHSKALAAAFPTVGDPVSRFAPATSTPLPPEPERSADQPALLEAEDLRVSFRDRSGKRIDAVAGVSLQVRKDEIVALVGQSGSGKTTLARTLLGLQKPDSGTVRYDGKPVPLGGAGLKAYRRQVQLVLQDPTSALNPNHTVYEAVAEGPRIHGMGANEHEIVVKALEAAELRPAEKFLDRLPHELSGGQRQRVVIAGALALDPGVIVADEPVASLDASVRGEILALLLRLRRELGLAGLVITHDLGLAWNIADRAAVMYRGELVEVGTVEEVLLDPKHDYTKSLLAALPGGTARETPIAAHSHRRGV, encoded by the coding sequence ATGAGCCCCTTGCTGGAACTGAAGAACCTCGGCGTCACGTACGCCACCGGAAGCGGCGAGGTCGCCGCCGTCCGCGGGGTCGACCTCGTGCTCGAACCCGGCGACACCCTCGGCGTCGCCGGGGAGTCGGGGTCGGGGAAGTCGACGGTCGCGATGAGCGTGCTGCGGCTGCTCCCGCGTTCGGCGAAGGTCAGCGGCGAGATCCTGCTGGACGGCGAAGACGTCACCGCCATGAAGTGGGGCAGGCTGCGCGCCGTGCGCTGGGCCGAGGCCTCGGTCGTCTTCCAGGGCGCGATGCACGCGCTCAACCCGGTGCGGAAGATCGGCGAGCAGATCGCGGAGCCGATCCGGCTGCACCCGCCCGGCGGCAAGGCGCTCTCGGACGGTGAGATCCAGGCCAAGGTCAAGGAACTGCTCGAGCAGGTCGATCTGCCGGCCGGCCGGGCCGGTGCGTACCCGCACGAACTGTCGGGTGGGCAGAAGCAGCGCGTCATGATCGCGATGGCGCTGGCCTGCTCGCCGCGGCTGATCATCGCGGACGAGCCGACGACCGCGCTCGACGTCGTCGTCCAGGCCCAGGTGCTCGACCTGCTGGGCAGGCTGGTCGCCGAACAGGGGATCGGGCTGATCATGATCAGTCACGACCTGTCGGTGCTCGCAGCGACCTGCCGCCGGATCGCGGTGATGTACGACGGCGAGATCGTCGAGGAGCGGCCGAGCGCCGAGTTGATGAGCGCGCCGCACCACGAGCACAGCAAGGCGCTGGCGGCCGCGTTCCCGACCGTCGGCGATCCGGTGTCGCGGTTCGCGCCCGCGACCAGCACACCGCTGCCACCGGAACCGGAACGCAGCGCCGACCAGCCCGCGCTGCTGGAGGCCGAGGACCTGCGCGTCAGCTTCCGCGATCGCAGTGGCAAGCGCATCGACGCCGTCGCCGGGGTGAGCCTGCAGGTGCGGAAGGACGAGATCGTCGCGCTCGTCGGCCAGTCCGGCTCCGGCAAGACGACGCTGGCCCGGACGCTGCTCGGGCTGCAGAAACCCGATTCCGGAACGGTGCGCTACGACGGCAAGCCGGTCCCGCTCGGTGGCGCCGGGCTCAAGGCGTACCGGCGGCAGGTCCAGCTCGTGCTGCAGGACCCGACGAGCGCGCTGAACCCGAACCACACGGTGTACGAGGCCGTCGCGGAAGGCCCGCGCATCCACGGAATGGGCGCGAACGAGCACGAGATCGTCGTCAAGGCGCTGGAAGCGGCCGAACTGCGGCCCGCGGAGAAGTTCCTCGACCGGCTTCCGCACGAGCTTTCCGGCGGGCAGCGGCAGCGGGTCGTCATCGCGGGCGCGCTCGCGCTGGACCCCGGCGTCATCGTGGCGGACGAACCGGTGGCGTCGCTCGACGCGTCGGTGCGAGGGGAGATTCTCGCGCTGTTGCTGCGCCTGCGGCGTGAACTCGGTCTCGCCGGGCTCGTGATCACCCACGACCTCGGGCTGGCCTGGAACATCGCCGACCGGGCCGCCGTGATGTACCGAGGGGAGCTGGTGGAGGTCGGCACGGTGGAGGAGGTCCTGCTGGACCCGAAGCACGACTACACGAAGTCGCTGCTCGCCGCGTTGCCCGGTGGAACCGCGCGGGAAACCCCCATTGCCGCGCACTCGCACAGGCGCGGTGTGTAA